Proteins from a genomic interval of Plodia interpunctella isolate USDA-ARS_2022_Savannah chromosome 20, ilPloInte3.2, whole genome shotgun sequence:
- the LOC128678631 gene encoding NEDD8 ultimate buster 1 isoform X3, translating to MEDNLQHEDLLIKLRAKLNEEKVKLWEPPYVLQDNEVSQNLKDLAQKYSSDLSADQDIILGALHELQLHSIDRSKANAEFKETGFATFRIKATVAGEKPRIMKVQKKLDAMGSDLIANVAQEMGVAESRIKLIFNGKVIKPTANLDDQGIKNGAQIMALIMAKTPDEVKREDNMYMEMKSTRDDANLLSQYADEEYMKLEDQSGKTVDVDPSSRRALLVGLTLHERGRAAARQRDYPLALVLLLEADRQLSECSSNILKSVDNWAVLQLDIAWCYLCLQNLSSATDAVTRLTRAEESLRCLYGEHHQRMAELRGTIATERVLLMRLYLLQGVVAYHQNKRAQARALLDKAEAELNFLRVDETAVCALMELGWSLAAARCGLRAARGDVDRAHHFLAERRAQRDRAREAHQKLRQQRKLGLCQDGTPVKEQLVEALVGMGYARRIATAALRKSNNHAAEAVRLIQEQPELLEGMGYSPSRAQAALRASRNRLGDAARALASGTVDDKVVLLDTSANPSTSTASPAKRKHKKHKKDKNKEECEQALHRLSTAIRPEDDDHLDTSLVEEEEFLVQYKSLL from the exons ATGGAGGATAATCTTCAGCACGAGGATCTTCTGATAAAATTGCGAGCGAAGTTGAACGAGGAGAAGGTGAAGTTATGGGAACCGCCATATGTACTGCAAGACAACGAGGTGTCACAAAATCTGAAG GATCTGGCTCAAAAATATTCGTCAGATCTGAGTGCCGACCAAGACATAATCCTCGGAGCACTACATGAGTTGCAACTCCACTCTATTGACCGTTCAAAAGCCAATGCAGAGTTTAAAGAAACTGGCTTTGCAACCTTCAGGATTAAGGCTACGGTTGCCGGAGAGAAGCCCAGAATTATGAAGGTTCAGAAGAAACTTGATGCAATGGGTAGTGACCTAATTGCTAACGTTGCACAGGAGATGGGTGTGGCTGAGAGTAG GATTAAGCTGATTTTCAATGGGAAAGTTATTAAGCCTACAGCCAACTTGGACGATCAAGGGATCAAGAATGGGGCTCAGATTATGGCACTTATTATGGCCA AAACACCGGACGAGGTGAAAAGAGAAGACAATATGTACATGGAGATGAAATCAACACGAGACGACGCTAATTTGCTGTCACAGTATGCTGACGAGGAGTATATGAAG TTGGAAGACCAATCGGGCAAGACAGTGGACGTGGACCCATCGTCGCGTCGCGCGCTGCTGGTGGGGCTGACGCTGCACGAGCGCGGGCGCGCGGCCGCGCGTCAGCGGGACTACCCGCTGGCGCTCGTGCTGCTGCTCGAGGCCGACCGCCAACTCAG CGAATGCAGCTCAAACATCCTGAAATCCGTAGACAACTGGGCAGTCCTACAACTAGACATAGCGTGGTGTTATCTCTGTCTGCAAAACTTGTCGTCCGCCACCGACGCGGTCACGCGCCTGACGCGCGCCGAGGAGTCACTCAGGTGTCTGTACGGTGAACATCACCAGAGGATGGCGGAGTTGAGGGGAACTATTG CGACGGAGCGCGTGTTGTTGATGCGACTGTACTTACTGCAAGGAGTCGTGGCCTACCACCAGAACAAGCGGGCGCAGGCCAGGGCTCTGCTGGACAAGGCCGAGGCTGAGCTCAACTTCCTCAGG GTGGACGAGACGGCGGTGTGCGCGCTGATGGAGCTGGGCTGGTCGCTGGCGGCGGCGCGCTGTGGGCTGCGCGCGGCGCGCGGTGACGTGGACCGCGCGCACCACTTCCTGGCCGAGCGCCGCGCGCAGCGCGACCGCGCCAGGGAGGCGCACCAGAAGCTGCG GCAACAACGCAAACTAGGCCTGTGCCAAGACGGGACTCCAGTCAAAGAACAGTTAGTGGAAGCACTAGTGGGTATGGGGTACGCGCGGCGCATAGCAACAGCCGCTTTGAGAAAATCAAACAACCACGCCGCTGAGGCTGTTAGGCTCATCCAGGAGCAGCCGGAGTTG TTGGAAGGAATGGGCTACTCGCCGTCGCGTGCGCAGGCGGCGCTGCGCGCGTCGCGCAATCGCCTCGGCGacgccgcgcgcgcgctcgcCAGCGGGACTGTCGACGACAAAG TTGTTCTTCTAGATACGAGCGCTAACCCGTCTACCAGCACGGCTTCTCCTGCTAAGAGGAAGCATAAGAAGCATAAGAAAGATAAGAA CAAGGAGGAGTGCGAGCAGGCGCTCCACAGGCTCTCGACCGCGATCAGGCCCGAGGATGATGACCACTTGGACACCTCTCTGGTGGAAGAAGAGGAATTCTTGGTCCAGTACAAGTCTTTATTGTAA
- the LOC128678631 gene encoding NEDD8 ultimate buster 1 isoform X4, which translates to MEDNLQHEDLLIKLRAKLNEEKVKLWEPPYVLQDNEVSQNLKDLAQKYSSDLSADQDIILGALHELQLHSIDRSKANAEFKETGFATFRIKATVAGEKPRIMKVQKKLDAMGSDLIANVAQEMGVAESRIKLIFNGKVIKPTANLDDQGIKNGAQIMALIMAKTPDEVKREDNMYMEMKSTRDDANLLSQYADEEYMKLEDQSGKTVDVDPSSRRALLVGLTLHERGRAAARQRDYPLALVLLLEADRQLSECSSNILKSVDNWAVLQLDIAWCYLCLQNLSSATDAVTRLTRAEESLRCLYGEHHQRMAELRGTIATERVLLMRLYLLQGVVAYHQNKRAQARALLDKAEAELNFLRVDETAVCALMELGWSLAAARCGLRAARGDVDRAHHFLAERRAQRDRAREAHQKLRQQRKLGLCQDGTPVKEQLVEALVGMGYARRIATAALRKSNNHAAEAVRLIQEQPELLEGMGYSPSRAQAALRASRNRLGDAARALASGTVDDKDTSANPSTSTASPAKRKHKKHKKDKNKEECEQALHRLSTAIRPEDDDHLDTSLVEEEEFLVQYKSLL; encoded by the exons ATGGAGGATAATCTTCAGCACGAGGATCTTCTGATAAAATTGCGAGCGAAGTTGAACGAGGAGAAGGTGAAGTTATGGGAACCGCCATATGTACTGCAAGACAACGAGGTGTCACAAAATCTGAAG GATCTGGCTCAAAAATATTCGTCAGATCTGAGTGCCGACCAAGACATAATCCTCGGAGCACTACATGAGTTGCAACTCCACTCTATTGACCGTTCAAAAGCCAATGCAGAGTTTAAAGAAACTGGCTTTGCAACCTTCAGGATTAAGGCTACGGTTGCCGGAGAGAAGCCCAGAATTATGAAGGTTCAGAAGAAACTTGATGCAATGGGTAGTGACCTAATTGCTAACGTTGCACAGGAGATGGGTGTGGCTGAGAGTAG GATTAAGCTGATTTTCAATGGGAAAGTTATTAAGCCTACAGCCAACTTGGACGATCAAGGGATCAAGAATGGGGCTCAGATTATGGCACTTATTATGGCCA AAACACCGGACGAGGTGAAAAGAGAAGACAATATGTACATGGAGATGAAATCAACACGAGACGACGCTAATTTGCTGTCACAGTATGCTGACGAGGAGTATATGAAG TTGGAAGACCAATCGGGCAAGACAGTGGACGTGGACCCATCGTCGCGTCGCGCGCTGCTGGTGGGGCTGACGCTGCACGAGCGCGGGCGCGCGGCCGCGCGTCAGCGGGACTACCCGCTGGCGCTCGTGCTGCTGCTCGAGGCCGACCGCCAACTCAG CGAATGCAGCTCAAACATCCTGAAATCCGTAGACAACTGGGCAGTCCTACAACTAGACATAGCGTGGTGTTATCTCTGTCTGCAAAACTTGTCGTCCGCCACCGACGCGGTCACGCGCCTGACGCGCGCCGAGGAGTCACTCAGGTGTCTGTACGGTGAACATCACCAGAGGATGGCGGAGTTGAGGGGAACTATTG CGACGGAGCGCGTGTTGTTGATGCGACTGTACTTACTGCAAGGAGTCGTGGCCTACCACCAGAACAAGCGGGCGCAGGCCAGGGCTCTGCTGGACAAGGCCGAGGCTGAGCTCAACTTCCTCAGG GTGGACGAGACGGCGGTGTGCGCGCTGATGGAGCTGGGCTGGTCGCTGGCGGCGGCGCGCTGTGGGCTGCGCGCGGCGCGCGGTGACGTGGACCGCGCGCACCACTTCCTGGCCGAGCGCCGCGCGCAGCGCGACCGCGCCAGGGAGGCGCACCAGAAGCTGCG GCAACAACGCAAACTAGGCCTGTGCCAAGACGGGACTCCAGTCAAAGAACAGTTAGTGGAAGCACTAGTGGGTATGGGGTACGCGCGGCGCATAGCAACAGCCGCTTTGAGAAAATCAAACAACCACGCCGCTGAGGCTGTTAGGCTCATCCAGGAGCAGCCGGAGTTG TTGGAAGGAATGGGCTACTCGCCGTCGCGTGCGCAGGCGGCGCTGCGCGCGTCGCGCAATCGCCTCGGCGacgccgcgcgcgcgctcgcCAGCGGGACTGTCGACGACAAAG ATACGAGCGCTAACCCGTCTACCAGCACGGCTTCTCCTGCTAAGAGGAAGCATAAGAAGCATAAGAAAGATAAGAA CAAGGAGGAGTGCGAGCAGGCGCTCCACAGGCTCTCGACCGCGATCAGGCCCGAGGATGATGACCACTTGGACACCTCTCTGGTGGAAGAAGAGGAATTCTTGGTCCAGTACAAGTCTTTATTGTAA
- the Traf-like gene encoding TNF receptor-associated factor 1: MSVLKKNGSLDSRGGVRDSPCYFCNEMFEMGKLQNHLKECGSILEQCPLRCGAWIQRKHRDTHVKECPKLEKSRKSSTYTKTWSPEPHTWLPQATPHMDDRIARIEKEVDAIKIALAEESSQRDLQQTDLENLRAKLARIEENSQHFLSTLASTRATVDEEQELTSNWAAQIRHDLANVQITLQDLQNEQLNTAMRLESATNQLVNEQHERELLEQALTHQDSRIRAVNKLEDVINYIRQTVEEERERNAESRAVLEAELTEARRSSQQLTQLAMVREQLQTTEPERPALDRLAILEVATADARAEAQEHSAKMDIIIRDMRALTKSYNKLRSELADFQSRVSFERFEAGSDNGHFLWRIDRFTSRMKEAKEKDTVLTSPYFRTDKYGYTMKAELNLNGIGRWKGRHVTCTVRLVGGPHDSLLEWPCDLTITIAVRDQPTNRNQAMDIVKTLQVRRKTSPSLDYDTEDEKTKSTEALDKSVVQLKRQYVFFPHTSLDKLDYVKNDVMFLEFTVLQ, from the exons ATGAGTGTGTTAAAAAAGAATGGAAGTTTGGACTCTAGGGGCGGGGTGCGGGACAGCCCTTGCTATTTCTGCAATGAGATGTTTGAAATGGGGAAGCTACAG AATCACCTGAAAGAATGCGGAAGCATCTTGGAGCAATGTCCTTTGAGGTGCGGGGCGTGGATACAAAGGAAACACAGAGACACGCACGTCAAGGAGTGTCCAAAACTGGAGAAG AGTCGCAAGTCTTCTACCTATACCAAGACGTGGAGTCCCGAGCCACACACGTGGCTGCCACAAGCCACGCCGCACATGGACGACAGGATCGCCAGGATCGAGAAAGAAGTGGATGCGATCAA aaTAGCACTCGCCGAAGAATCCAGCCAAAGGGATCTCCAGCAAACAGACCTGGAAAATCTCCGCGCAAAGTTGGCACGTATAGAAGAAAATAGCCAACACTTTCTGTCTACGCTGGCTTCAACGAGAGCAACCGTGGATGAGGAGCAAGAATTGACGAGCAATTGGGCAGCTCAAATTAGGCATGATTTGGCTAATGTCCAGATAACTCTGCag gaTTTACAAAACGAGCAACTAAACACAGCAATGAGGTTGGAGAGTGCCACCAACCAGCTGGTGAATGAACAGCACGAGAGAGAACTGCTCGAGCAGGCGCTTACACACCAGGATAGCAGGATTAGAGCTGTCAATAAACTTG AGGACGTGATAAACTACATAAGGCAGACAGTAGAAGAGGAACGGGAGAGGAACGCAGAAAGCCGGGCGGTGTTGGAAGCAGAGCTCACGGAAGCGAGGAGGTCGTCGCAGCAGCTGACGCAGCTGGCGATGGTCAGAGAGCAGCTGCAGACGACGGAGCCTGAGAGACCG GCTCTCGACCGCCTAGCAATCCTGGAAGTAGCCACGGCAGACGCCCGCGCAGAAGCGCAGGAGCATTCCGCCAAGATGGACATCATCATCCGCGACATGAGGGCACTTACTAAATCCTACAACAAACTGAGGAGTGAACTGGCCGACTTCCAGTCTAGGGTCAGCTTTGAGAGGTTCGAGGCTGGGAGTGATAACG GACATTTCCTCTGGAGGATAGACAGGTTCACATCTAGAATGAAGGAAGCGAAAGAGAAAGACACAGTTCTCACCAGCCCGTACTTCAGGACCGATAAATATGGATACACAATGAAG GCTGAACTGAACCTTAATGGCATCGGGCGCTGGAAGGGGCGACACGTGACGTGCACTGTGCGGCTGGTCGGCGGGCCGCACGACTCTCTGCTGGAGTGGCCGTGCGACCTGACCATCACCATAGCTGTGAGGGACCAGCCTACTAATAGGAATCAG GCAATGGACATAGTGAAAACCCTGCAAGTCCGTCGGAAGACCTCGCCCAGTTTGGACTACGACACCGAAGACGAGAAAACCAAATCCACCGAGGCTTTAGACAAGTCAGTGGTCCAACTCAAACGGCAGTACGTGTTCTTCCCACATACAAGTCTGGACAAGTTGGATTATGTGAAGAATGACGTCATGTTCCTAGAATTCACTGTACTGCAATAA
- the LOC128678631 gene encoding NEDD8 ultimate buster 1 isoform X2 has translation MEDNLQHEDLLIKLRAKLNEEKVKLWEPPYVLQDNEVSQNLKDLAQKYSSDLSADQDIILGALHELQLHSIDRSKANAEFKETGFATFRIKATVAGEKPRIMKVQKKLDAMGSDLIANVAQEMGVAESRIKLIFNGKVIKPTANLDDQGIKNGAQIMALIMAKTPDEVKREDNMYMEMKSTRDDANLLSQYADEEYMKLEDQSGKTVDVDPSSRRALLVGLTLHERGRAAARQRDYPLALVLLLEADRQLSECSSNILKSVDNWAVLQLDIAWCYLCLQNLSSATDAVTRLTRAEESLRCLYGEHHQRMAELRGTIATERVLLMRLYLLQGVVAYHQNKRAQARALLDKAEAELNFLRVDETAVCALMELGWSLAAARCGLRAARGDVDRAHHFLAERRAQRDRAREAHQKLRQQRKLGLCQDGTPVKEQLVEALVGMGYARRIATAALRKSNNHAAEAVRLIQEQPELLQESEDSSDETGTPSSDDSVVEVDNKLVTELEGMGYSPSRAQAALRASRNRLGDAARALASGTVDDKDTSANPSTSTASPAKRKHKKHKKDKNKEECEQALHRLSTAIRPEDDDHLDTSLVEEEEFLVQYKSLL, from the exons ATGGAGGATAATCTTCAGCACGAGGATCTTCTGATAAAATTGCGAGCGAAGTTGAACGAGGAGAAGGTGAAGTTATGGGAACCGCCATATGTACTGCAAGACAACGAGGTGTCACAAAATCTGAAG GATCTGGCTCAAAAATATTCGTCAGATCTGAGTGCCGACCAAGACATAATCCTCGGAGCACTACATGAGTTGCAACTCCACTCTATTGACCGTTCAAAAGCCAATGCAGAGTTTAAAGAAACTGGCTTTGCAACCTTCAGGATTAAGGCTACGGTTGCCGGAGAGAAGCCCAGAATTATGAAGGTTCAGAAGAAACTTGATGCAATGGGTAGTGACCTAATTGCTAACGTTGCACAGGAGATGGGTGTGGCTGAGAGTAG GATTAAGCTGATTTTCAATGGGAAAGTTATTAAGCCTACAGCCAACTTGGACGATCAAGGGATCAAGAATGGGGCTCAGATTATGGCACTTATTATGGCCA AAACACCGGACGAGGTGAAAAGAGAAGACAATATGTACATGGAGATGAAATCAACACGAGACGACGCTAATTTGCTGTCACAGTATGCTGACGAGGAGTATATGAAG TTGGAAGACCAATCGGGCAAGACAGTGGACGTGGACCCATCGTCGCGTCGCGCGCTGCTGGTGGGGCTGACGCTGCACGAGCGCGGGCGCGCGGCCGCGCGTCAGCGGGACTACCCGCTGGCGCTCGTGCTGCTGCTCGAGGCCGACCGCCAACTCAG CGAATGCAGCTCAAACATCCTGAAATCCGTAGACAACTGGGCAGTCCTACAACTAGACATAGCGTGGTGTTATCTCTGTCTGCAAAACTTGTCGTCCGCCACCGACGCGGTCACGCGCCTGACGCGCGCCGAGGAGTCACTCAGGTGTCTGTACGGTGAACATCACCAGAGGATGGCGGAGTTGAGGGGAACTATTG CGACGGAGCGCGTGTTGTTGATGCGACTGTACTTACTGCAAGGAGTCGTGGCCTACCACCAGAACAAGCGGGCGCAGGCCAGGGCTCTGCTGGACAAGGCCGAGGCTGAGCTCAACTTCCTCAGG GTGGACGAGACGGCGGTGTGCGCGCTGATGGAGCTGGGCTGGTCGCTGGCGGCGGCGCGCTGTGGGCTGCGCGCGGCGCGCGGTGACGTGGACCGCGCGCACCACTTCCTGGCCGAGCGCCGCGCGCAGCGCGACCGCGCCAGGGAGGCGCACCAGAAGCTGCG GCAACAACGCAAACTAGGCCTGTGCCAAGACGGGACTCCAGTCAAAGAACAGTTAGTGGAAGCACTAGTGGGTATGGGGTACGCGCGGCGCATAGCAACAGCCGCTTTGAGAAAATCAAACAACCACGCCGCTGAGGCTGTTAGGCTCATCCAGGAGCAGCCGGAGTTG ttgcAGGAGTCTGAAGATTCTTCAGATGAAACCGGGACCCCTAGCTCTGATGATTCCGTCGTCGAAGTGGACAACAAACTTGTTACCGAA TTGGAAGGAATGGGCTACTCGCCGTCGCGTGCGCAGGCGGCGCTGCGCGCGTCGCGCAATCGCCTCGGCGacgccgcgcgcgcgctcgcCAGCGGGACTGTCGACGACAAAG ATACGAGCGCTAACCCGTCTACCAGCACGGCTTCTCCTGCTAAGAGGAAGCATAAGAAGCATAAGAAAGATAAGAA CAAGGAGGAGTGCGAGCAGGCGCTCCACAGGCTCTCGACCGCGATCAGGCCCGAGGATGATGACCACTTGGACACCTCTCTGGTGGAAGAAGAGGAATTCTTGGTCCAGTACAAGTCTTTATTGTAA
- the LOC128678631 gene encoding NEDD8 ultimate buster 1 isoform X1, with the protein MEDNLQHEDLLIKLRAKLNEEKVKLWEPPYVLQDNEVSQNLKDLAQKYSSDLSADQDIILGALHELQLHSIDRSKANAEFKETGFATFRIKATVAGEKPRIMKVQKKLDAMGSDLIANVAQEMGVAESRIKLIFNGKVIKPTANLDDQGIKNGAQIMALIMAKTPDEVKREDNMYMEMKSTRDDANLLSQYADEEYMKLEDQSGKTVDVDPSSRRALLVGLTLHERGRAAARQRDYPLALVLLLEADRQLSECSSNILKSVDNWAVLQLDIAWCYLCLQNLSSATDAVTRLTRAEESLRCLYGEHHQRMAELRGTIATERVLLMRLYLLQGVVAYHQNKRAQARALLDKAEAELNFLRVDETAVCALMELGWSLAAARCGLRAARGDVDRAHHFLAERRAQRDRAREAHQKLRQQRKLGLCQDGTPVKEQLVEALVGMGYARRIATAALRKSNNHAAEAVRLIQEQPELLQESEDSSDETGTPSSDDSVVEVDNKLVTELEGMGYSPSRAQAALRASRNRLGDAARALASGTVDDKVVLLDTSANPSTSTASPAKRKHKKHKKDKNKEECEQALHRLSTAIRPEDDDHLDTSLVEEEEFLVQYKSLL; encoded by the exons ATGGAGGATAATCTTCAGCACGAGGATCTTCTGATAAAATTGCGAGCGAAGTTGAACGAGGAGAAGGTGAAGTTATGGGAACCGCCATATGTACTGCAAGACAACGAGGTGTCACAAAATCTGAAG GATCTGGCTCAAAAATATTCGTCAGATCTGAGTGCCGACCAAGACATAATCCTCGGAGCACTACATGAGTTGCAACTCCACTCTATTGACCGTTCAAAAGCCAATGCAGAGTTTAAAGAAACTGGCTTTGCAACCTTCAGGATTAAGGCTACGGTTGCCGGAGAGAAGCCCAGAATTATGAAGGTTCAGAAGAAACTTGATGCAATGGGTAGTGACCTAATTGCTAACGTTGCACAGGAGATGGGTGTGGCTGAGAGTAG GATTAAGCTGATTTTCAATGGGAAAGTTATTAAGCCTACAGCCAACTTGGACGATCAAGGGATCAAGAATGGGGCTCAGATTATGGCACTTATTATGGCCA AAACACCGGACGAGGTGAAAAGAGAAGACAATATGTACATGGAGATGAAATCAACACGAGACGACGCTAATTTGCTGTCACAGTATGCTGACGAGGAGTATATGAAG TTGGAAGACCAATCGGGCAAGACAGTGGACGTGGACCCATCGTCGCGTCGCGCGCTGCTGGTGGGGCTGACGCTGCACGAGCGCGGGCGCGCGGCCGCGCGTCAGCGGGACTACCCGCTGGCGCTCGTGCTGCTGCTCGAGGCCGACCGCCAACTCAG CGAATGCAGCTCAAACATCCTGAAATCCGTAGACAACTGGGCAGTCCTACAACTAGACATAGCGTGGTGTTATCTCTGTCTGCAAAACTTGTCGTCCGCCACCGACGCGGTCACGCGCCTGACGCGCGCCGAGGAGTCACTCAGGTGTCTGTACGGTGAACATCACCAGAGGATGGCGGAGTTGAGGGGAACTATTG CGACGGAGCGCGTGTTGTTGATGCGACTGTACTTACTGCAAGGAGTCGTGGCCTACCACCAGAACAAGCGGGCGCAGGCCAGGGCTCTGCTGGACAAGGCCGAGGCTGAGCTCAACTTCCTCAGG GTGGACGAGACGGCGGTGTGCGCGCTGATGGAGCTGGGCTGGTCGCTGGCGGCGGCGCGCTGTGGGCTGCGCGCGGCGCGCGGTGACGTGGACCGCGCGCACCACTTCCTGGCCGAGCGCCGCGCGCAGCGCGACCGCGCCAGGGAGGCGCACCAGAAGCTGCG GCAACAACGCAAACTAGGCCTGTGCCAAGACGGGACTCCAGTCAAAGAACAGTTAGTGGAAGCACTAGTGGGTATGGGGTACGCGCGGCGCATAGCAACAGCCGCTTTGAGAAAATCAAACAACCACGCCGCTGAGGCTGTTAGGCTCATCCAGGAGCAGCCGGAGTTG ttgcAGGAGTCTGAAGATTCTTCAGATGAAACCGGGACCCCTAGCTCTGATGATTCCGTCGTCGAAGTGGACAACAAACTTGTTACCGAA TTGGAAGGAATGGGCTACTCGCCGTCGCGTGCGCAGGCGGCGCTGCGCGCGTCGCGCAATCGCCTCGGCGacgccgcgcgcgcgctcgcCAGCGGGACTGTCGACGACAAAG TTGTTCTTCTAGATACGAGCGCTAACCCGTCTACCAGCACGGCTTCTCCTGCTAAGAGGAAGCATAAGAAGCATAAGAAAGATAAGAA CAAGGAGGAGTGCGAGCAGGCGCTCCACAGGCTCTCGACCGCGATCAGGCCCGAGGATGATGACCACTTGGACACCTCTCTGGTGGAAGAAGAGGAATTCTTGGTCCAGTACAAGTCTTTATTGTAA